A stretch of the Cottoperca gobio chromosome 2, fCotGob3.1, whole genome shotgun sequence genome encodes the following:
- the LOC115017570 gene encoding histone deacetylase 4-like isoform X7, translating to MTSHSHHEGILGKEQPLEVLKTSALNHIPTVDINSALPLRLPPAAIPMDLRVDHHHHHQHQQQVSSLSPPGQQSSGPGSLGGTGQAGGVGSSVREQQLQQELLTLKQKQQIQRQILIAEFQRQHEQLSRQHEAQLQEHIKQQQELLALKHQQELLEHQRKMENHRLEQELEKQQREQKLLLLKNKERGQESAVASTEVKMRLQEFVLNKKKALAQRSLNQGGLHNDAPYWYRKTQHSSLDQSSPPQTGVSTYNHPVLGVYNPRDDFPLRKTASEPNLKLRSRLKQKVSERRSSPLLRRRDSPITTAKKRSLDMADSACSSAPGSGPSSPNNSSNNIPNENGISLSVSNNTEASLAQRLCSGADRGSVNQLSLYTSPSLPNITLGLPATATAASNMTSAQQDGGLQPALSLSPPFLSASHLSSYLSEAGAHSPLLQHMVLMEQSPAQSPLVTGVSGLSMLPAASMAKLQRQHRPLGRTQSAPLPQGSAAQAHAQALALQQLVVQQQHQQFLEKHKQQFQQQQLHLNKMMTKPSESPVGRQHQSHPEETEEELREHQDGGALPPGVTIKQEPPDPQELQEEALQQHRERQADQELLFRQVEDGEQALLLEQQRIHQLRNYQASMEAAGLSISFPGHRPLSRAQSSPASASSFPISVPATDPPVKPRFTTGLVYDSLMQKHQCMCGNTNSHPEHAGRIQSIWSRLQETGLRAQCECIRGRKATLEELQTVHSEAHVLLYGTNPLRQKLDCSITPMFVRLPCGGVGVDSDTIWNEVHSSSAARLAVGSVVELVFKVATGELKNGFAVVRPPGHHAEESTPMGFCYFNSVAIAAKLLQQRLNVTKILIVDWDVHHGNGTQQAFYDDPNVLYLSIHRYDDGNFFPGSGAPDEVGSGPGVGFNVNVAFTGGLDPPMGDVEYLAAFRSVVMPIANEFAPDIVLVSSGFDAVEGHPPPLGGYILTSKCFGYLTRQLMTLAGGRVVLALEGGHDLTAICDASEACVAALLSQEVRRSL from the exons TGGACATCAACTCGGCGCTTCCCCTGCGTCTCCCTCCAGCCGCCATCCCCATGGACCTGCGCGtggaccaccaccaccaccaccagcaccagcagcaggtgTCGTCGCTGTCGCCGCCCGGTCAGCAGTCGTCCGGCCCGGGGTCGCTGGGAGGAACGGGCCAGGCCGGCGGCGTGGGGTCCTCGGTGCgcgagcagcagctgcagcaggagctgCTGACCCtgaagcagaagcagcagatcCAGCGGCAGATCCTCATCGCCGAGTTCCAGCGGCAGCATGAGCAGCTGTCGCGCCAGCACGAGGCCCAGCTCCAGGAGCACATTAAG CAGCAGCAAGAGCTTCTGGCGTTGAAGCACcagcaggagctgctggagcacCAGAGGAAGATGGAGAACCACCGTCtggagcaggagctggagaaacAGCAGCGGGAGcagaaactgctgctgctgaagaacaaGGAGAGGGGACAAGAGA GTGCAGTGGCAAGTACTGAGGTGAAGATGCGGCTCCAGGAGTTTGTCCTGAACAAGAAGAAGGCCCTGGCCCAGCGGAGCCTCAACCAAGGAGGCCTCCACAATGATGCTCCCTACTGGTACCG aAAAACTCAACACAGCTCTCTGGACCAGAGTTCGCCTCCACAGACTGGTGTGTCCACCTATAACCACCCTGTGCTGGGCGTCTACAACCCCCGGGATGACTTCCCACTGCGAAAGACTG CCTCGGAGCCCAACCTGAAGCTGCGCTCCAGGCTGAAGCAGAAGGTGAGCGAGCGGAGGAGCAGTCCGCTGCTGCGGCGCCGTGACAGCCCCATCACCACCGCCAAGAAGCGCTCACTCGACATGGCAG ACTCAGCGTGCAGCAGCGCCCCCGGCTCAGGCCCAAGCTCTCCGAATAACAGCTCCAACAACATCCCCAATGAGAACGGcatcagtctgtcagtctccaACAACActgag GCGTCTCTGGCCCAGAGGCTGTGCAGCGGTGCTGATCGGGGCTCCGTTAACCAGCTGTCCCTCTACACTTCACCATCCTTACCCAACATCACCCTGGGGCTGCCCGCCACCGCCACTGCCGCCTCCAAT ATGACCTCGGCCCAACAGGACGGCGGTCTGCAGCCGGCCCTCTCCCTCagccctcccttcctctccgcCAGCCACTTGTCGTCCTACCTGTCCGAGGCGGGAGCGCACAGTCCGCTGCTTCAACACATGGTGCTCATGGAGCAGAGCCCGGCACAGAGCCCCCTGGTGACAG GTGTAAGCGGCCTGTCTATGTTGCCAGCAGCATCCATGGCCAAGCTGCAGCGCCAGCACCGGCCACTGGGGCGGACCCAGTCGGCCCCTCTGCCTCAGGGGAGCGCAGCGCAGGCTCACGCCCAAGCCCTggccctgcagcagctggtcgtccagcagcagcaccagcagttCCTGGAGAAGCACAAGCAGcagtttcagcagcagcagctccacctCAACAAG ATGATGACCAAGCCCAGCGAGTCACCCGTGGGCCGACAGCACCAGAGCCACCcggaggagacggaggaggagctgagggagcACCAGGACGGAGGAGCTCTGCCGCCGGGCGTCACCATCAAGCAGGAGCCGCCCGACccgcaggagctgcaggaggaggcgcTGCAGCAGCACCGGGAAAGGCAGGCGGACCAGGAGCTGCTCTTCAGACAGGTAGAGGACGGAGAG caggcCCTGTTGTTGGAGCAGCAGCGGATTCATCAGCTGAGAAACTATCAGGCCTCCATGGAGGCTGCCGGCCTGTCCATCTCCTTCCCAGGACACCGGCCCCTGTCCAGGGCTCAGTCGTCTCCGGCCTCAGCCTCCTCCTTCCCAATCAGCGTCCCGGCCACCGATCCTCCCGTCAAACCTCGCTTCACCACAG gcCTGGTGTACGACTCCCTAATGCAGAAGCACCAGTGTATGTGTGGAAACACCAACAGTCACCCGGAGCACGCGGGCCGCATTCAGAGCATTTGGTCCCGGCTGCAGGAGACCGGACTCAGAGCGCAGTGTGAG tgcATCCGTGGGAGGAAGGCCACTCTGGAAGAGCTGCAGACGGTTCACTCTGAAGCCCACGTCCTGCTGTACGGGACCAACCCTCTCCGACAGAAACTTGATT GTTCAATCACTCCCATGTTTGTACGGCTACCGTGTGGAGGTGTGGGG gtggACAGTGACACCATTTGGAACGAGGTCCACTCCTCCAGCGCGGCTCGTCTCGCCGTGGGCTCCGTGGTGGAGCTGGTTTTCAAAGTAGCTACTGGAGAGCTGAAG aACGGTTTCGCTGTGGTCCGCCCTCCTGGACACCACGCAGAGGAGAGCACTCCCAT GGGTTTCTGCTACTTCAACTCTGTGGCCATCGCAGCCAAACTGCTGCAGCAGAGACTCAACGTCACCAAGATCCTCATCGTGGACTGG GACGTTCACCATGGCAACGGCACCCAGCAAGCGTTCTACGATGACCCCAATGTCCTTTACCTGTCCATCCATCGCTACGACGACGGCAACTTCTTCCCTGGAAGTGGAGCACCtgacgag GTGGGCAGTGGCCCCGGCGTCGGGTTCAACGTCAACGTTGCCTTCACTGGAGGCCTGGATCCACCCATGGGAGATGTGGAGTACCTCGCTGCGTTCAG GTCAGTGGTGATGCCCATAGCCAATGAGTTTGCCCCGGACATCGTCCTGGTCTCCTCGGGCTTCGACGCTGTGGAGGGACACCCTCCACCACTGGGCGGCTACATTTTGACATCCAAGT GTTTCGGCTATCTGACCCGGCAGCTGATGACCCTCGCTGGAGGCCGGGTGGTCCTGGCTCTGGAGGGGGGTCACGACCTCACCGCCATCTGCGACGCCTCCGAGGCCTGCGTGGCCGCCCTGCTAAGCCAGGAGGTAAGGAGGTCACTTTGA
- the LOC115017570 gene encoding histone deacetylase 4-like isoform X2: MTSHSHHEGILGKEQPLEVLKTSALNHIPTVDINSALPLRLPPAAIPMDLRVDHHHHHQHQQQVSSLSPPGQQSSGPGSLGGTGQAGGVGSSVREQQLQQELLTLKQKQQIQRQILIAEFQRQHEQLSRQHEAQLQEHIKQQQELLALKHQQELLEHQRKMENHRLEQELEKQQREQKLLLLKNKERGQESAVASTEVKMRLQEFVLNKKKALAQRSLNQGGLHNDAPYWYRKTQHSSLDQSSPPQTGVSTYNHPVLGVYNPRDDFPLRKTASEPNLKLRSRLKQKVSERRSSPLLRRRDSPITTAKKRSLDMADSACSSAPGSGPSSPNNSSNNIPNENGISLSVSNNTEASLAQRLCSGADRGSVNQLSLYTSPSLPNITLGLPATATAASNMTSAQQDGGLQPALSLSPPFLSASHLSSYLSEAGAHSPLLQHMVLMEQSPAQSPLVTGVSGLSMLPAASMAKLQRQHRPLGRTQSAPLPQGSAAQAHAQALALQQLVVQQQHQQFLEKHKQQFQQQQLHLNKMMTKPSESPVGRQHQSHPEETEEELREHQDGGALPPGVTIKQEPPDPQELQEEALQQHRERQADQELLFRQVEDGEALLLEQQRIHQLRNYQASMEAAGLSISFPGHRPLSRAQSSPASASSFPISVPATDPPVKPRFTTGLVYDSLMQKHQCMCGNTNSHPEHAGRIQSIWSRLQETGLRAQCECIRGRKATLEELQTVHSEAHVLLYGTNPLRQKLDCSITPMFVRLPCGGVGVDSDTIWNEVHSSSAARLAVGSVVELVFKVATGELKNGFAVVRPPGHHAEESTPMGFCYFNSVAIAAKLLQQRLNVTKILIVDWDVHHGNGTQQAFYDDPNVLYLSIHRYDDGNFFPGSGAPDEVGSGPGVGFNVNVAFTGGLDPPMGDVEYLAAFRSVVMPIANEFAPDIVLVSSGFDAVEGHPPPLGGYILTSKCFGYLTRQLMTLAGGRVVLALEGGHDLTAICDASEACVAALLSQELDPLPKAILEQRPNPNAVHSLEKVLETHSKYWRSVHCYSPLLGLSLLEAKRGDSEEAETVSAMASLSVANAMDQRPEEEPMEEEEPL, translated from the exons TGGACATCAACTCGGCGCTTCCCCTGCGTCTCCCTCCAGCCGCCATCCCCATGGACCTGCGCGtggaccaccaccaccaccaccagcaccagcagcaggtgTCGTCGCTGTCGCCGCCCGGTCAGCAGTCGTCCGGCCCGGGGTCGCTGGGAGGAACGGGCCAGGCCGGCGGCGTGGGGTCCTCGGTGCgcgagcagcagctgcagcaggagctgCTGACCCtgaagcagaagcagcagatcCAGCGGCAGATCCTCATCGCCGAGTTCCAGCGGCAGCATGAGCAGCTGTCGCGCCAGCACGAGGCCCAGCTCCAGGAGCACATTAAG CAGCAGCAAGAGCTTCTGGCGTTGAAGCACcagcaggagctgctggagcacCAGAGGAAGATGGAGAACCACCGTCtggagcaggagctggagaaacAGCAGCGGGAGcagaaactgctgctgctgaagaacaaGGAGAGGGGACAAGAGA GTGCAGTGGCAAGTACTGAGGTGAAGATGCGGCTCCAGGAGTTTGTCCTGAACAAGAAGAAGGCCCTGGCCCAGCGGAGCCTCAACCAAGGAGGCCTCCACAATGATGCTCCCTACTGGTACCG aAAAACTCAACACAGCTCTCTGGACCAGAGTTCGCCTCCACAGACTGGTGTGTCCACCTATAACCACCCTGTGCTGGGCGTCTACAACCCCCGGGATGACTTCCCACTGCGAAAGACTG CCTCGGAGCCCAACCTGAAGCTGCGCTCCAGGCTGAAGCAGAAGGTGAGCGAGCGGAGGAGCAGTCCGCTGCTGCGGCGCCGTGACAGCCCCATCACCACCGCCAAGAAGCGCTCACTCGACATGGCAG ACTCAGCGTGCAGCAGCGCCCCCGGCTCAGGCCCAAGCTCTCCGAATAACAGCTCCAACAACATCCCCAATGAGAACGGcatcagtctgtcagtctccaACAACActgag GCGTCTCTGGCCCAGAGGCTGTGCAGCGGTGCTGATCGGGGCTCCGTTAACCAGCTGTCCCTCTACACTTCACCATCCTTACCCAACATCACCCTGGGGCTGCCCGCCACCGCCACTGCCGCCTCCAAT ATGACCTCGGCCCAACAGGACGGCGGTCTGCAGCCGGCCCTCTCCCTCagccctcccttcctctccgcCAGCCACTTGTCGTCCTACCTGTCCGAGGCGGGAGCGCACAGTCCGCTGCTTCAACACATGGTGCTCATGGAGCAGAGCCCGGCACAGAGCCCCCTGGTGACAG GTGTAAGCGGCCTGTCTATGTTGCCAGCAGCATCCATGGCCAAGCTGCAGCGCCAGCACCGGCCACTGGGGCGGACCCAGTCGGCCCCTCTGCCTCAGGGGAGCGCAGCGCAGGCTCACGCCCAAGCCCTggccctgcagcagctggtcgtccagcagcagcaccagcagttCCTGGAGAAGCACAAGCAGcagtttcagcagcagcagctccacctCAACAAG ATGATGACCAAGCCCAGCGAGTCACCCGTGGGCCGACAGCACCAGAGCCACCcggaggagacggaggaggagctgagggagcACCAGGACGGAGGAGCTCTGCCGCCGGGCGTCACCATCAAGCAGGAGCCGCCCGACccgcaggagctgcaggaggaggcgcTGCAGCAGCACCGGGAAAGGCAGGCGGACCAGGAGCTGCTCTTCAGACAGGTAGAGGACGGAGAG gcCCTGTTGTTGGAGCAGCAGCGGATTCATCAGCTGAGAAACTATCAGGCCTCCATGGAGGCTGCCGGCCTGTCCATCTCCTTCCCAGGACACCGGCCCCTGTCCAGGGCTCAGTCGTCTCCGGCCTCAGCCTCCTCCTTCCCAATCAGCGTCCCGGCCACCGATCCTCCCGTCAAACCTCGCTTCACCACAG gcCTGGTGTACGACTCCCTAATGCAGAAGCACCAGTGTATGTGTGGAAACACCAACAGTCACCCGGAGCACGCGGGCCGCATTCAGAGCATTTGGTCCCGGCTGCAGGAGACCGGACTCAGAGCGCAGTGTGAG tgcATCCGTGGGAGGAAGGCCACTCTGGAAGAGCTGCAGACGGTTCACTCTGAAGCCCACGTCCTGCTGTACGGGACCAACCCTCTCCGACAGAAACTTGATT GTTCAATCACTCCCATGTTTGTACGGCTACCGTGTGGAGGTGTGGGG gtggACAGTGACACCATTTGGAACGAGGTCCACTCCTCCAGCGCGGCTCGTCTCGCCGTGGGCTCCGTGGTGGAGCTGGTTTTCAAAGTAGCTACTGGAGAGCTGAAG aACGGTTTCGCTGTGGTCCGCCCTCCTGGACACCACGCAGAGGAGAGCACTCCCAT GGGTTTCTGCTACTTCAACTCTGTGGCCATCGCAGCCAAACTGCTGCAGCAGAGACTCAACGTCACCAAGATCCTCATCGTGGACTGG GACGTTCACCATGGCAACGGCACCCAGCAAGCGTTCTACGATGACCCCAATGTCCTTTACCTGTCCATCCATCGCTACGACGACGGCAACTTCTTCCCTGGAAGTGGAGCACCtgacgag GTGGGCAGTGGCCCCGGCGTCGGGTTCAACGTCAACGTTGCCTTCACTGGAGGCCTGGATCCACCCATGGGAGATGTGGAGTACCTCGCTGCGTTCAG GTCAGTGGTGATGCCCATAGCCAATGAGTTTGCCCCGGACATCGTCCTGGTCTCCTCGGGCTTCGACGCTGTGGAGGGACACCCTCCACCACTGGGCGGCTACATTTTGACATCCAAGT GTTTCGGCTATCTGACCCGGCAGCTGATGACCCTCGCTGGAGGCCGGGTGGTCCTGGCTCTGGAGGGGGGTCACGACCTCACCGCCATCTGCGACGCCTCCGAGGCCTGCGTGGCCGCCCTGCTAAGCCAGGAG CTCGACCCGCTGCCAAAAGCCATCCTGGAGCAGAGGCCCAACCCCAACGCTGTTCACTCTCTGGAGAAAGTTTTAGAGACTCACA GTAAGTACTGGCGCTCGGTGCATTGCTACTCACCGCTGCTGGGACTTTCCCTGCTGGAGGCCAAACGAGGAGACTCAGAGGAGGCGGAAACCGTCAGTGCCATGGCCTCGCTGTCTGTGGCCAACGCCATGGATCAAAG
- the LOC115017570 gene encoding histone deacetylase 4-like isoform X1, which translates to MTSHSHHEGILGKEQPLEVLKTSALNHIPTVDINSALPLRLPPAAIPMDLRVDHHHHHQHQQQVSSLSPPGQQSSGPGSLGGTGQAGGVGSSVREQQLQQELLTLKQKQQIQRQILIAEFQRQHEQLSRQHEAQLQEHIKQQQELLALKHQQELLEHQRKMENHRLEQELEKQQREQKLLLLKNKERGQESAVASTEVKMRLQEFVLNKKKALAQRSLNQGGLHNDAPYWYRKTQHSSLDQSSPPQTGVSTYNHPVLGVYNPRDDFPLRKTASEPNLKLRSRLKQKVSERRSSPLLRRRDSPITTAKKRSLDMADSACSSAPGSGPSSPNNSSNNIPNENGISLSVSNNTEASLAQRLCSGADRGSVNQLSLYTSPSLPNITLGLPATATAASNMTSAQQDGGLQPALSLSPPFLSASHLSSYLSEAGAHSPLLQHMVLMEQSPAQSPLVTGVSGLSMLPAASMAKLQRQHRPLGRTQSAPLPQGSAAQAHAQALALQQLVVQQQHQQFLEKHKQQFQQQQLHLNKMMTKPSESPVGRQHQSHPEETEEELREHQDGGALPPGVTIKQEPPDPQELQEEALQQHRERQADQELLFRQVEDGEQALLLEQQRIHQLRNYQASMEAAGLSISFPGHRPLSRAQSSPASASSFPISVPATDPPVKPRFTTGLVYDSLMQKHQCMCGNTNSHPEHAGRIQSIWSRLQETGLRAQCECIRGRKATLEELQTVHSEAHVLLYGTNPLRQKLDCSITPMFVRLPCGGVGVDSDTIWNEVHSSSAARLAVGSVVELVFKVATGELKNGFAVVRPPGHHAEESTPMGFCYFNSVAIAAKLLQQRLNVTKILIVDWDVHHGNGTQQAFYDDPNVLYLSIHRYDDGNFFPGSGAPDEVGSGPGVGFNVNVAFTGGLDPPMGDVEYLAAFRSVVMPIANEFAPDIVLVSSGFDAVEGHPPPLGGYILTSKCFGYLTRQLMTLAGGRVVLALEGGHDLTAICDASEACVAALLSQELDPLPKAILEQRPNPNAVHSLEKVLETHSKYWRSVHCYSPLLGLSLLEAKRGDSEEAETVSAMASLSVANAMDQRPEEEPMEEEEPL; encoded by the exons TGGACATCAACTCGGCGCTTCCCCTGCGTCTCCCTCCAGCCGCCATCCCCATGGACCTGCGCGtggaccaccaccaccaccaccagcaccagcagcaggtgTCGTCGCTGTCGCCGCCCGGTCAGCAGTCGTCCGGCCCGGGGTCGCTGGGAGGAACGGGCCAGGCCGGCGGCGTGGGGTCCTCGGTGCgcgagcagcagctgcagcaggagctgCTGACCCtgaagcagaagcagcagatcCAGCGGCAGATCCTCATCGCCGAGTTCCAGCGGCAGCATGAGCAGCTGTCGCGCCAGCACGAGGCCCAGCTCCAGGAGCACATTAAG CAGCAGCAAGAGCTTCTGGCGTTGAAGCACcagcaggagctgctggagcacCAGAGGAAGATGGAGAACCACCGTCtggagcaggagctggagaaacAGCAGCGGGAGcagaaactgctgctgctgaagaacaaGGAGAGGGGACAAGAGA GTGCAGTGGCAAGTACTGAGGTGAAGATGCGGCTCCAGGAGTTTGTCCTGAACAAGAAGAAGGCCCTGGCCCAGCGGAGCCTCAACCAAGGAGGCCTCCACAATGATGCTCCCTACTGGTACCG aAAAACTCAACACAGCTCTCTGGACCAGAGTTCGCCTCCACAGACTGGTGTGTCCACCTATAACCACCCTGTGCTGGGCGTCTACAACCCCCGGGATGACTTCCCACTGCGAAAGACTG CCTCGGAGCCCAACCTGAAGCTGCGCTCCAGGCTGAAGCAGAAGGTGAGCGAGCGGAGGAGCAGTCCGCTGCTGCGGCGCCGTGACAGCCCCATCACCACCGCCAAGAAGCGCTCACTCGACATGGCAG ACTCAGCGTGCAGCAGCGCCCCCGGCTCAGGCCCAAGCTCTCCGAATAACAGCTCCAACAACATCCCCAATGAGAACGGcatcagtctgtcagtctccaACAACActgag GCGTCTCTGGCCCAGAGGCTGTGCAGCGGTGCTGATCGGGGCTCCGTTAACCAGCTGTCCCTCTACACTTCACCATCCTTACCCAACATCACCCTGGGGCTGCCCGCCACCGCCACTGCCGCCTCCAAT ATGACCTCGGCCCAACAGGACGGCGGTCTGCAGCCGGCCCTCTCCCTCagccctcccttcctctccgcCAGCCACTTGTCGTCCTACCTGTCCGAGGCGGGAGCGCACAGTCCGCTGCTTCAACACATGGTGCTCATGGAGCAGAGCCCGGCACAGAGCCCCCTGGTGACAG GTGTAAGCGGCCTGTCTATGTTGCCAGCAGCATCCATGGCCAAGCTGCAGCGCCAGCACCGGCCACTGGGGCGGACCCAGTCGGCCCCTCTGCCTCAGGGGAGCGCAGCGCAGGCTCACGCCCAAGCCCTggccctgcagcagctggtcgtccagcagcagcaccagcagttCCTGGAGAAGCACAAGCAGcagtttcagcagcagcagctccacctCAACAAG ATGATGACCAAGCCCAGCGAGTCACCCGTGGGCCGACAGCACCAGAGCCACCcggaggagacggaggaggagctgagggagcACCAGGACGGAGGAGCTCTGCCGCCGGGCGTCACCATCAAGCAGGAGCCGCCCGACccgcaggagctgcaggaggaggcgcTGCAGCAGCACCGGGAAAGGCAGGCGGACCAGGAGCTGCTCTTCAGACAGGTAGAGGACGGAGAG caggcCCTGTTGTTGGAGCAGCAGCGGATTCATCAGCTGAGAAACTATCAGGCCTCCATGGAGGCTGCCGGCCTGTCCATCTCCTTCCCAGGACACCGGCCCCTGTCCAGGGCTCAGTCGTCTCCGGCCTCAGCCTCCTCCTTCCCAATCAGCGTCCCGGCCACCGATCCTCCCGTCAAACCTCGCTTCACCACAG gcCTGGTGTACGACTCCCTAATGCAGAAGCACCAGTGTATGTGTGGAAACACCAACAGTCACCCGGAGCACGCGGGCCGCATTCAGAGCATTTGGTCCCGGCTGCAGGAGACCGGACTCAGAGCGCAGTGTGAG tgcATCCGTGGGAGGAAGGCCACTCTGGAAGAGCTGCAGACGGTTCACTCTGAAGCCCACGTCCTGCTGTACGGGACCAACCCTCTCCGACAGAAACTTGATT GTTCAATCACTCCCATGTTTGTACGGCTACCGTGTGGAGGTGTGGGG gtggACAGTGACACCATTTGGAACGAGGTCCACTCCTCCAGCGCGGCTCGTCTCGCCGTGGGCTCCGTGGTGGAGCTGGTTTTCAAAGTAGCTACTGGAGAGCTGAAG aACGGTTTCGCTGTGGTCCGCCCTCCTGGACACCACGCAGAGGAGAGCACTCCCAT GGGTTTCTGCTACTTCAACTCTGTGGCCATCGCAGCCAAACTGCTGCAGCAGAGACTCAACGTCACCAAGATCCTCATCGTGGACTGG GACGTTCACCATGGCAACGGCACCCAGCAAGCGTTCTACGATGACCCCAATGTCCTTTACCTGTCCATCCATCGCTACGACGACGGCAACTTCTTCCCTGGAAGTGGAGCACCtgacgag GTGGGCAGTGGCCCCGGCGTCGGGTTCAACGTCAACGTTGCCTTCACTGGAGGCCTGGATCCACCCATGGGAGATGTGGAGTACCTCGCTGCGTTCAG GTCAGTGGTGATGCCCATAGCCAATGAGTTTGCCCCGGACATCGTCCTGGTCTCCTCGGGCTTCGACGCTGTGGAGGGACACCCTCCACCACTGGGCGGCTACATTTTGACATCCAAGT GTTTCGGCTATCTGACCCGGCAGCTGATGACCCTCGCTGGAGGCCGGGTGGTCCTGGCTCTGGAGGGGGGTCACGACCTCACCGCCATCTGCGACGCCTCCGAGGCCTGCGTGGCCGCCCTGCTAAGCCAGGAG CTCGACCCGCTGCCAAAAGCCATCCTGGAGCAGAGGCCCAACCCCAACGCTGTTCACTCTCTGGAGAAAGTTTTAGAGACTCACA GTAAGTACTGGCGCTCGGTGCATTGCTACTCACCGCTGCTGGGACTTTCCCTGCTGGAGGCCAAACGAGGAGACTCAGAGGAGGCGGAAACCGTCAGTGCCATGGCCTCGCTGTCTGTGGCCAACGCCATGGATCAAAG